A genomic region of Pseudomonas frederiksbergensis contains the following coding sequences:
- the mnmE gene encoding tRNA uridine-5-carboxymethylaminomethyl(34) synthesis GTPase MnmE — protein sequence MSVPRETIAAVATAQGRGGVGIVRISGPLASLAAKAISGRELKPRFAHYGPFLSENEEVLDEGIALYFPGPNSFTGEDVLELQGHGGPIVLDMLLQRCLQLGCRLARPGEFSERAFLNDKLDLAQAEAIADLIEASSAQAARNALRSLQGAFSQRVHNLTEQLIALRIYVEAAIDFPEEEIDFLADGHVLKMLDAVRDELSTVLREAGQGALLRDGMTVVIAGRPNAGKSSLLNALAGREAAIVTEIAGTTRDILREHIHIDGMPLHVVDTAGLRDTDDQVEKIGVERALKAISEADRVLLVVDATAPEALDPFALWPEFLEQRPDPAKVTLIRNKADLTGEAIALEVSDDGHVTISLSARSAGEGLELLRDHLKACMGYEQTSESSFSARRRHLEALRHASASLEHGRAQLTLAGAGELLAEDLRQAQQSLGEITGEFTSDDLLGRIFSSFCIGK from the coding sequence ATGAGCGTTCCTCGTGAAACCATCGCCGCCGTCGCCACTGCTCAAGGCCGTGGCGGTGTCGGTATCGTCCGTATTTCCGGGCCGTTGGCGAGTCTTGCAGCGAAAGCCATCAGCGGTCGTGAACTGAAACCGCGATTTGCTCATTACGGCCCGTTTCTCAGTGAAAACGAAGAGGTGCTGGACGAAGGCATTGCCCTGTATTTCCCAGGGCCGAATTCATTCACCGGCGAAGATGTGCTGGAACTCCAGGGCCACGGCGGTCCGATCGTTCTGGATATGTTGCTGCAGCGCTGCCTGCAATTGGGTTGCCGTCTGGCCCGGCCGGGTGAATTCAGCGAACGCGCCTTCCTCAACGACAAACTCGACCTGGCCCAGGCCGAAGCCATCGCCGATTTGATCGAAGCGAGTTCTGCACAGGCGGCACGAAACGCTTTGCGTTCGTTGCAAGGTGCGTTTTCACAGCGTGTGCATAACCTCACCGAGCAACTGATTGCATTGCGGATCTACGTCGAGGCGGCAATCGACTTCCCGGAAGAAGAAATCGACTTCCTTGCCGATGGTCACGTACTGAAGATGCTCGACGCGGTACGCGACGAGTTATCCACCGTATTGCGTGAAGCCGGGCAGGGCGCGTTGCTGCGCGATGGCATGACCGTGGTGATCGCCGGTCGTCCGAATGCCGGTAAATCCAGCCTGCTGAACGCATTGGCCGGCCGTGAAGCGGCCATTGTGACCGAGATTGCCGGCACCACCCGGGACATCCTGCGCGAACATATCCACATCGATGGTATGCCGTTGCATGTGGTCGACACGGCTGGCTTGCGTGATACCGATGACCAGGTCGAGAAAATCGGTGTGGAACGTGCATTGAAGGCCATCAGCGAGGCAGATCGGGTGTTGCTGGTGGTCGATGCCACTGCCCCTGAGGCACTCGATCCTTTTGCCTTGTGGCCAGAATTCCTCGAGCAACGCCCGGATCCGGCCAAAGTGACCTTGATCCGTAACAAGGCAGACCTGACCGGTGAAGCGATAGCACTGGAAGTCAGCGACGATGGCCACGTAACCATCAGCCTGAGCGCCAGGTCGGCAGGCGAAGGTCTGGAGCTACTGCGCGATCATCTCAAGGCCTGTATGGGCTATGAGCAGACCTCAGAAAGCAGTTTTAGCGCTCGCCGGCGCCACCTGGAAGCCCTGCGCCATGCCAGTGCCTCACTCGAACATGGCCGTGCGCAGCTGACCTTGGCCGGTGCGGGAGAGTTGCTGGCTGAAGATTTGCGTCAGGCACAGCAGTCGTTGGGTGAAATTACCGGCGAATTCACCTCTGACGACCTGTTGGGCAGAATCTTTTCCAGCTTCTGTATCGGTAAATAG